CCGCCGGCCCCGAAGCCGAGGATGATCAAGTGATTGCAGTACGCGGCTGTGGGCGCGTCGTCAGGCGTTTCACAGACCCGAAGCAGCCGGCACACGAGTACGGCGGCGCGCGGGGCCAGAGCGATCAGAAACGGGGCCAGGACCATGGTTAAGATGCTGGCGGCCAGGAACTTCTGGTAGAGATGCTCGGAAATGACGCCCTGGGAAAAACCGGCCTTGGCCAGAATAAAGGAAAATTCTCCCACCTGGCACAGGGCCAGACCGACCAGCACGGCGATGCGGGTGGGGTAGCCCAGGATGCGTGTGGCAATACCGGCCACGACGGCCTTGATGGCAAGGAGCAGCAACGCGGCGGCCAGGATTTCCCAGACATGGACAGCGGCGGCCGAGATGTTGAGCAACATACCGATGGAAATGAAAAAGAGCGACGTGAAGACGTCCTTGAAGGGCAGGACGGCTTCGTGGAGGTTTTCCCGGTAGTCCGACCCGGACAGAAGCAGGCCGGCCAGGAACGCGCCCAGGGATAACGACAGGCCAATGGAGGCGGTCAGCAGGCTGACGGCCAGACAGATACCAAGGGCCGTCAGGAGAAACAGCTCCCGGCTGCGGGTGCGCACAATGGAAAGGAGCAGCCGCGGCATGAGTTTGCGCGACAAGACGACCAGCAAAATCAGGATGAACGCGCCTTTTCCGATGGTAAAGACAATGGAGTTGGTGAACCCGAAGGTGCGACCGGCCAGCAGCGGCACGGCCAACATCATGGGCACGGCCAGCAGATCCTGGAAGATGAGGATGCCAAGGCTCACCCGGCCGTGGGGCGCCTCCATCTCGGCCCGTTCCTGGAGCGTTTTGAGCACGATGGCCGTACTGGACAGGGCGGCCAGCATGCCCATCAGCACCGATGATCCGCTGGAGAACTCCACGCCAAAATAGGACAGGGAGAAAAAGACCAGCCAGGTCAGAAGCATCTGGGCCGTGCCGCCAATAAAGACCGGTCGCTTGAGCCGTGAGAGATCGGCCAGGGACAGTTCCAGGCCGATGGTGAAAAGCAGCATGATGACGCCGATTTCCGAGAGGATTTCAACGTCGTGGGCCGAGCGCACCAGCCCCAGGCCGTGGGGACCGCACAAGATGCCGGTCAAGAGCAGTCCGACCAGGGCCGGAATTTTCATGCGGTGGCACACCAAGATGACCAGTACGGCCAGGCCGAAGACGACGGTGATATCAGGAAGGACGGGGATATCCATACGGTTTGTAGGCCTCAAAAAGGAGCTTCTGGGATGTGCCTCGGGGCAGGTGGAGGGCGCTGCCTTGGGGAACGTCCTTGTTGTGTGGCTTAAGCGCTGCTTTCCTGACGCGCGGCTTCCATACAGTGGCGAAGGACGTCCAAGGAGGCCAGAACAGCCTCGCGTTGGGCCGGTTCGACCCGCTCCACCATGCTCTGGAACAAATCGGCCATGAAGGTGCGAATCTCTTCGCGGGCGCGTCGCCCGGTAGGGGTGAGGCTGAGCAGGGTGACCCGGGCATCGGCGGGATCGGGATGCTTGTCGATCAGCCCATGGCGCAATAACTGGGTGGCGACCGCCGTAACCCGGCTTTTGGTCACGCCCAGACGGCGACCAAGTTCGCCGGGAGCCAGATAGCGGTTTTCGCCCAGGGCAAGAAGCGCCCGAAGGGCAGCCGGCGGCAGGCCGAAGCGTTCGCTTTGCATGGCAATGCGGGCCTGGCAACAGGCAAAAAGGTTTTCCACCGCTTCCTGCAGTCGTTTGGCCTGTCGGGCGGCGATAGCAGCGTCGGGCGATGAGGGAGCGTCAGACATCATGTCCACACCTAAGGGAGCCTGGGCAGGGCTGTCAATGTGCGAAAAGACGTAAATTGACCGGTGTGCCTGTGGCGATTGGCCGGACCGTGGTGTAGACTGCCGCAAAACACCAGGGCTGCCAGCCGGCGGCCGGTTCCGGGAGGCGCACATGTCCCAGCCCAAGGCTCCGTGGATTTGTCAGAAGTGCCAGGCCGAAAACGACCCGGATTTCACGCATTGCCGCTTGTGCGGCGAAAAACATCCTGATGCGCCGCCAGTTGAAGTGGCCTGCGCCAGTTGCGGCACAAAGCATCCGGGCGGCAGTTGTTGTCCGCTGTGCGGCAGCCAGGAGTTTTTGCAACTCTGATTTGCGGTTCGTCCGGCCCCTGCGGCCGCTTGTTCCATCGAAAGGACGCACTGGCCGGCGCAAGAGCCAAGCTGGTGCCGCGAGGAGGCGGCGTGCCCCATGATATTGACCTGATTCTGACCCTGACCGCCGGTCTGGTGGCCGCCCTGATTCTGGGGCTGACCGCCCGCCGACTGTCGCTCTCGCCCATAGTCGGTTACCTGGCCGCCGGGTTTCTCATTGGCCCGTTTACCCCGGGTTTTGTAGCCCATGGCGGTATGGCCAACCAGTTCGCCGAATTGGGCGTCATTTTGCTCATGTTCGGCGTGGGCCTGCACTTTCATCTCAAGGATCTGGTGGCCGTGCGCGGCGTGGCCGTCCCTGGGGCCGTGGCCCAGATAGCCGCTTCGGCCGCCCTGGGCGCCGTGGTCAGCCATGCCCTGGGCTGGTCCTGGACGGCCGGGATCGTCTTTGGCGTGGCCATCTCCGTGGCCAGTACCGTGGTCCTGACGCGGGTTTTGGCCGATAATCGCGCCTTGCATACCCCGACTGGGCACATTGCCGTGGGGTGGCTCATTGTCGAGGATCTCTTCACGATTGTGGTGCTGGTGCTCCTGCCGGCCCTCTATGGCCCAACCAGCAGCGGCGACGGCCTGGGCCTGACCCTGGGGCTTGCCCTGGCCAAACTGGCCGCCCTGGTCGCGGTC
This window of the Desulfovibrio sp. TomC genome carries:
- a CDS encoding MarR family winged helix-turn-helix transcriptional regulator codes for the protein MMSDAPSSPDAAIAARQAKRLQEAVENLFACCQARIAMQSERFGLPPAALRALLALGENRYLAPGELGRRLGVTKSRVTAVATQLLRHGLIDKHPDPADARVTLLSLTPTGRRAREEIRTFMADLFQSMVERVEPAQREAVLASLDVLRHCMEAARQESSA
- a CDS encoding cation:proton antiporter domain-containing protein, producing MDIPVLPDITVVFGLAVLVILVCHRMKIPALVGLLLTGILCGPHGLGLVRSAHDVEILSEIGVIMLLFTIGLELSLADLSRLKRPVFIGGTAQMLLTWLVFFSLSYFGVEFSSGSSVLMGMLAALSSTAIVLKTLQERAEMEAPHGRVSLGILIFQDLLAVPMMLAVPLLAGRTFGFTNSIVFTIGKGAFILILLVVLSRKLMPRLLLSIVRTRSRELFLLTALGICLAVSLLTASIGLSLSLGAFLAGLLLSGSDYRENLHEAVLPFKDVFTSLFFISIGMLLNISAAAVHVWEILAAALLLLAIKAVVAGIATRILGYPTRIAVLVGLALCQVGEFSFILAKAGFSQGVISEHLYQKFLAASILTMVLAPFLIALAPRAAVLVCRLLRVCETPDDAPTAAYCNHLIILGFGAGGRQLARAAKAAGIAYVILEMNPDTVRNEAKKGEPIIFGDASKPGVLTHICVQEAKALAVVVSDAAAARRAVEIARFENPAIYIVARTRFNTEIKALLDLGANDVIAEEFEASLAVFTRVMDKFMLPHDDIERMVQDIRREGYKAMLPGSLDEMVGFVPDKSLAGLHVSVFTVDTASPLAGRSLMDVHLRREHDLTVAAARRGDEFVPNPDGPFVLAAGDRLYVMGTAEALKKGAGLFRGAV